From Dasypus novemcinctus isolate mDasNov1 chromosome 19, mDasNov1.1.hap2, whole genome shotgun sequence, a single genomic window includes:
- the C19H12orf43 gene encoding protein CUSTOS, with protein sequence MAAPTGAMSDSESSSSSSDAEELARCREAAMPAWGLEQRPAKPKMPKADATNNQLPTTQPSLRCKVDEHEQDGNELQTTPEFRAHVAKKLGALLDSSITISEVEKEPTKAEVQKAHSEDDGFRLFFTSIPEGPEKEASPQPCRKRLPSSSSSDNSDEEWKRCQEAAVSASDILQESAIHGPVKVIKEEKKQKKKAKKEASTTSATATTATGRVQEQEKEATKLNGDQTSLGIKKKKRKKKVKKDSEASAFPRAKTAAAVPVN encoded by the exons ATGGCGGCTCCCACTGGCGCCATGAGCGATTCCGAAAGCAGCAGCAGTAGTAGCGACGCGGAGGAGTTGGCGCGTTGCCGTGAAGCGGCGATGCCGGCTTGGGGCTTGGAGCAGCGACCCGCAAAGCCGAAAATGCCAAAAGCCG ATGCTACAAATAACCAGCTGCCAACCACCCAGCCAAGCCTCAG GTGTAAGGTGGATGAGCATGAACAGGATGGGAACGAGCTTCAGACCACCCCCGAATTCCGAGCCCACGTAGCCAAGAAGCTGGGAGCCCTGCTGGACAG CTCCATTACCATCTCAGAAGTAGAGAAGGAACCAACAAAGGCTGAGGTACAGAAAGCTCACTCAGAGGACGATG GCTTCCGCCTCTTCTTCACATCCATCCCTGAAGGCCCTGAGAAGGAAGCTTCTCCCCAGCCCTGCCGAAAGCGACTCCCCTCCAGCTCCAG CAGCGACAACAGCGACGAGGAGTGGAAGCGGTGCCAGGAGGCAGCCGTGTCAGCTTCCGACATTCTCCAGGAGTCAGCCATCCACGGCCCTGTCAAGGTGAttaaagaggaaaagaagcagaaaaagaaagccaAGAAGGAGGCCAGTACCACCTCGGCCACAGCCACCACCGCCACAGGCAGAGTCCAGGAGCAGGAAAAGGAAGCAACCAAGCTTAATGGGGACCAGACATCACTTGggatcaaaaagaagaaaaggaagaaaaaggtcaAGAAGGACAGTGAAGCTTCTGCCTTCCCACGAGCAAAGACGGCAGCAGCCGTGCCTGTAAACTGA